Proteins found in one Clostridia bacterium genomic segment:
- a CDS encoding HAD-IIA family hydrolase, with protein sequence MKDLENVKLYLMDMDGTVYVGDEPIPGAMAALEELKRRGRKVLFLTNNSSKTASAYVDKLKRMGYDATEDDVYSSGEATIDFLLTERKGKKVYLLANSAVYKQFMDAGVPLAEEGADLVVVCFDTELTYQKLVTACNYLQEGKEYIASHPDFNCPANPYPVPDVGSFIELIKGTTGRTPDVIVGKPYSVMAKSVARRFGLKEEEIAMVGDRLYTDIMFAVNNGMKSILVLTGETSKEMLDASDVTPDVVLDTFSDVLSRV encoded by the coding sequence ATGAAAGACCTCGAAAACGTGAAGCTTTATTTGATGGATATGGACGGAACGGTCTACGTCGGCGACGAACCGATCCCCGGCGCGATGGCGGCGCTCGAAGAACTCAAAAGAAGGGGAAGGAAAGTCCTTTTCTTGACGAACAACAGTTCCAAAACGGCTTCCGCGTACGTCGATAAACTCAAAAGAATGGGCTACGACGCCACCGAGGACGACGTCTATTCGAGCGGCGAAGCGACGATCGATTTCCTCTTGACCGAGCGCAAAGGCAAAAAAGTCTATTTGCTCGCGAATTCCGCGGTTTATAAGCAATTTATGGACGCGGGCGTTCCGCTCGCGGAAGAGGGCGCGGATCTCGTCGTCGTCTGCTTCGACACCGAACTGACCTATCAAAAACTCGTCACCGCTTGCAACTATCTGCAAGAAGGAAAAGAATATATCGCGTCGCACCCCGATTTCAACTGCCCCGCGAATCCTTATCCCGTTCCGGACGTCGGCTCCTTTATCGAACTGATCAAGGGGACGACGGGGCGCACGCCCGACGTGATCGTCGGAAAACCCTATTCCGTTATGGCGAAAAGCGTGGCGCGTCGCTTCGGTTTGAAGGAAGAAGAGATCGCAATGGTCGGTGACAGACTGTACACCGATATTATGTTCGCCGTCAATAACGGGATGAAAAGCATCCTCGTCCTGACCGGGGAAACTTCGAAAGAAATGCTGGACGCTTCGGACGTCACGCCCGACGTCGTCCTCGATACCTTCTCGGACGTCCTCTCTCGCGTATGA
- a CDS encoding 4Fe-4S cluster-binding domain-containing protein gives MICALCPRNCGADREKEKGFCGAGAAAVVAWAELHFWEEPYLAGGGASGAVFFSGCNLQCAFCQNQKISFSVSGEETSAKRLADVFRSLEDEGAENIDLITPTPYVDSIKAALDLYRPSVPVVYNSGGYEKKETIASLKGYIDVYLPDYKYFDDALAVKYSRAPRYREFCEEAILEMRAQVEDVVEDGVLKKGVAIRHLVLPTHARDSIAVLDRVFALLGKDVFLSIMSQYVPCGDLSRFPELTRTLSPLEYKAVLSHAEKLGFENAFMQEMSAAKKDFIPQFLR, from the coding sequence ATGATCTGCGCTCTTTGTCCGCGGAATTGCGGCGCGGACAGGGAAAAAGAAAAGGGGTTTTGCGGCGCGGGCGCGGCTGCGGTCGTCGCGTGGGCGGAGCTCCATTTTTGGGAAGAACCTTATCTTGCCGGCGGCGGCGCTTCGGGCGCGGTTTTCTTTTCCGGCTGTAATCTCCAATGCGCGTTTTGCCAAAATCAAAAGATCTCTTTTTCGGTCTCGGGCGAAGAAACGAGCGCGAAAAGGCTTGCGGACGTTTTTCGTTCCCTTGAAGACGAAGGCGCGGAAAATATCGACCTGATTACGCCGACTCCTTACGTCGATTCGATCAAAGCCGCTTTGGATCTCTATCGTCCGTCCGTTCCCGTCGTCTATAATTCGGGCGGTTATGAAAAAAAGGAAACGATCGCTTCGCTGAAAGGCTATATTGACGTCTATCTCCCCGACTATAAGTATTTCGACGACGCGCTCGCCGTGAAGTACAGCCGTGCGCCCCGTTATCGCGAGTTCTGCGAAGAGGCGATCCTCGAAATGCGCGCCCAAGTCGAGGACGTCGTCGAGGACGGCGTCTTGAAAAAAGGCGTCGCGATCCGTCACCTCGTCCTGCCGACCCACGCGCGCGACTCGATCGCGGTCCTCGACCGCGTGTTCGCCCTTCTCGGGAAGGACGTCTTCCTTTCGATCATGAGTCAGTACGTCCCCTGCGGCGATCTTTCCCGCTTCCCCGAACTTACGAGGACGCTTTCTCCCCTCGAATATAAAGCCGTTCTTTCTCACGCCGAAAAACTCGGTTTCGAAAATGCGTTTATGCAGGAGATGTCGGCGGCGAAAAAAGACTTTATCCCTCAATTCCTTCGATAG